A single genomic interval of Demequina sp. NBRC 110054 harbors:
- a CDS encoding protein NO VEIN domain-containing protein, which produces MAKIQGVKLAGRDSNRLAYELASVLGIQPREVSRGQRIATAYLRDVYLALTDERADDDDLFTIAAAALESADLTYQPGWDTNEGRERERRPRLEARALSRLLTAISGTPRCFILNVTDSERGAAWETDHESTYRFDDHVTGRVPLLSAGPGSRVIYYSTGRSRANKQQFIAAAHVHGIEGDWDGPWTARLNGYTEFPVGVPWADLDLPGANWQHAITEISFDTYSALMRAGGIVAGDVELGAIESQSAVGDEDGSDFIARVRQALREDESDLDIEVPEHLTQGVLLSGPAKVISYRETETSADPEDKVLAPKRTQNRARDKEAELLAVDLVTRAFERQGWVMSADRQRDGIGYDLEFERGGRVLKVEVKGIQGSQLVFNLTPKELWRAETDPDWLLVAATGVLSARTRKLHVLGRERIVGAEKAVQSFRVRL; this is translated from the coding sequence ATGGCGAAGATCCAGGGTGTGAAGCTTGCGGGGCGGGACTCGAATCGTCTTGCCTACGAACTGGCATCTGTGCTTGGAATCCAACCGCGGGAAGTGTCGCGGGGGCAGAGGATCGCGACCGCGTATCTTCGCGACGTATACCTGGCTCTCACAGACGAGCGCGCTGACGACGATGACCTCTTCACCATCGCAGCGGCTGCTCTCGAGTCGGCGGATCTCACCTACCAACCAGGGTGGGATACGAATGAGGGGAGGGAACGTGAACGGCGGCCTCGGCTTGAGGCTCGAGCGCTTTCGCGCTTGCTCACCGCGATTTCTGGCACACCCCGCTGCTTCATCCTGAACGTCACAGACTCCGAGCGCGGAGCAGCGTGGGAGACCGACCACGAGTCAACCTACAGATTCGACGACCACGTTACGGGGAGAGTCCCACTGCTATCGGCTGGCCCCGGAAGCCGCGTTATCTACTACTCGACCGGTCGGTCTCGGGCCAATAAGCAGCAGTTCATCGCAGCCGCCCACGTGCACGGCATCGAGGGCGATTGGGACGGACCGTGGACAGCACGGCTCAACGGGTACACCGAGTTCCCAGTAGGGGTGCCGTGGGCTGACCTTGATCTTCCCGGCGCGAACTGGCAACACGCGATCACCGAGATTTCGTTCGATACCTACTCGGCGCTCATGCGAGCTGGAGGAATCGTCGCCGGTGATGTGGAGTTGGGCGCGATCGAGTCTCAGTCGGCTGTGGGAGATGAAGACGGAAGCGACTTCATCGCGCGTGTCAGACAGGCACTCCGAGAGGACGAGAGCGATCTCGATATCGAAGTTCCAGAGCACTTGACTCAGGGAGTGCTGCTTTCTGGCCCTGCCAAGGTCATCTCCTATCGAGAAACTGAGACGAGTGCTGACCCAGAAGACAAGGTTCTCGCTCCCAAGCGCACGCAGAACCGCGCCCGTGACAAGGAAGCGGAACTGCTCGCTGTGGACTTGGTCACGCGGGCCTTCGAAAGGCAAGGGTGGGTGATGTCCGCAGACCGCCAGCGCGACGGTATCGGGTACGACCTCGAGTTCGAGCGAGGAGGCCGCGTGCTCAAGGTGGAAGTGAAGGGGATCCAGGGTAGCCAGTTGGTCTTCAACCTCACACCGAAGGAACTCTGGCGTGCAGAGACCGACCCGGACTGGTTGCTCGTCGCCGCCACGGGCGTTTTGTCTGCGCGGACGCGCAAGCTCCACGTGCTCGGGCGAGAGCGCATCGTTGGAGCCGAGAAGGCCGTCCAGAGCTTCCGTGTAAGGCTGTAG
- a CDS encoding helix-turn-helix domain-containing protein — MPSKALSNLSAPDLLTRAEAAAYVRVHVATLDKWIVAGTLPATKIGRRVLIRRHTLDALIERATGTATSGPLAGFKA; from the coding sequence ATGCCTAGCAAGGCACTTTCGAACCTGTCCGCGCCTGACCTGCTCACCCGCGCCGAGGCCGCCGCATACGTCCGCGTGCACGTCGCCACCCTCGACAAGTGGATCGTCGCCGGCACACTTCCAGCGACCAAAATTGGCCGCCGCGTCCTGATCCGCCGCCACACGCTCGACGCCCTGATTGAGCGAGCGACCGGCACCGCCACCAGCGGCCCTCTGGCCGGGTTCAAGGCGTAG
- a CDS encoding HNH endonuclease signature motif containing protein translates to MTNLVIQPASSETSKAHFVHTVDPRHRDLYPKNTPFPPGAATMTPGMRLSDPHVRNELTIQDLQVLRAVHGMDGNVAFWGVTDKVGGDNLRNWTKINAGDRVIFTGKVTDLRTGKPSKTGYAYATGVVTHKFRNHALAERLWGVDDNGHAWELMYAIADVTRISIDYATLNAATLKKDGTPYNPRNVPQGFDVLPPEQVEAVFKLPSLADLEPRRADLEAQTIEEELRPFVGETDAEQTAQRRLEQGALRKHLLPGSTGVCDLCGRTFSERFLVAAHIKPRSQCTGAERVDFDNVAMLNCVFGCDALFDKGYIAVQPDGRIKASRLLSRTEMSYVTANLVTRPVSARSSGRALYFDWHERNKFKP, encoded by the coding sequence ATGACCAACCTTGTGATCCAGCCAGCCAGCAGCGAGACGTCCAAGGCGCACTTCGTGCACACGGTCGATCCACGGCACAGAGACCTGTACCCCAAGAACACACCCTTCCCACCGGGCGCAGCGACGATGACGCCCGGAATGCGGCTGAGCGATCCGCATGTCAGGAACGAGTTGACGATCCAGGATCTTCAGGTCCTGCGGGCGGTGCATGGCATGGACGGCAACGTGGCCTTCTGGGGCGTCACCGACAAGGTCGGCGGCGACAACCTCCGCAACTGGACCAAGATCAACGCCGGAGACCGCGTAATCTTCACCGGCAAGGTCACAGACCTGCGGACAGGCAAGCCGTCCAAGACGGGATACGCATACGCCACGGGAGTCGTCACCCACAAGTTCCGCAACCACGCCCTCGCCGAACGCCTCTGGGGCGTCGATGACAACGGGCATGCGTGGGAGCTCATGTACGCGATCGCGGACGTCACGCGAATCAGCATCGACTACGCGACGCTCAACGCCGCGACCCTCAAGAAGGACGGGACTCCGTACAACCCGAGAAATGTTCCCCAAGGCTTCGACGTCCTGCCGCCCGAGCAGGTAGAAGCAGTATTCAAGCTCCCGAGTCTCGCCGATCTTGAACCACGCCGTGCAGACCTCGAAGCACAAACCATCGAGGAGGAGCTGCGGCCCTTCGTCGGCGAGACCGACGCGGAGCAGACAGCGCAGCGCCGCCTAGAGCAAGGCGCGCTCCGCAAGCACCTCCTGCCAGGGTCGACGGGGGTGTGCGATCTGTGCGGAAGGACGTTCTCCGAGCGATTCCTGGTTGCGGCTCACATCAAGCCACGGTCGCAGTGCACCGGCGCCGAGCGAGTGGACTTCGACAACGTCGCCATGCTCAACTGCGTGTTCGGATGTGACGCACTGTTCGACAAGGGCTACATCGCCGTTCAACCCGATGGAAGGATCAAGGCAAGTCGCCTGCTCTCCCGCACGGAGATGTCCTACGTCACCGCGAACCTGGTCACGCGCCCGGTGTCAGCAAGGAGCTCCGGACGTGCGCTCTATTTCGATTGGCACGAGCGAAACAAGTTCAAGCCCTAG